One segment of Zhihengliuella halotolerans DNA contains the following:
- a CDS encoding glycosyltransferase family 4 protein — protein sequence MSSPETTSTRRTGYVVKVYPRFSETFIVTEILAREAAGEQLRIFALRHTTDTRFHPELARVKAPVEFVPRAVKATEAWQQIAEATATIDGFAERFARLLPELATHDAGEVQQAVALAVMARRASLTHLHAHFGSMSGRVSEIAAELAGITFSVTTHAKDLFHESVDAARLERMLERAHHMVTISRFNLDHLRATYPHLAHKVHLLYNGLELSRFPYRDPAAPDGVLRVAAVGRLVEKKGFAHLIRVAARLQGEGLRIRVRLAGDGELAEELAALVEDTAAPVELMGARTQDEVRALLDWADVFAAPCVVGADGNADGLPTVLLEAMAMGVPCVATAVTGIPEAISDGETGLLLAPGDDEALAAALRSLATDADRVALARSARRLIESRFDSSRQGRALAGLEDHPAPRAADVDTAAVDSAEETASGAPAAGERAPSLRQDLAGRRVAYVCVDPGVPVFGSKGASVHVQEIVRAFRRRGADVRIYCTRTSGDRRPGAAAPPDLADVPVTEAAVGRVADTGERELAQGEAGAELAAAIRRDGADLVYERYSLFSTVLATLAGDGVPGILEVNAPLIDEQRTHRELEHESLAREVLTRQVRAARRTACVSAPVAAWVRENAPGAGDVEVVANGVDTGRIRPASGRDGDGPVEAVFVGTLKPWHGVETLIDAVAASAGHWRVKIVGDGPLAGALRERAAAHGAAAAGRIRFTGMVPPAAIGAELAGAGIAVAPYPAAGAGESYFSPLKIYEYMSAGLPVVGSRVGQVPSIVDDGVTGRLVEPSDPAALAAAIDALAADPAVRTALGRAGRARAVARHDWSRVLEALLAGVDFPRRELPAGAALLQREDV from the coding sequence GTGTCATCGCCTGAGACAACTTCCACGCGCCGGACCGGGTACGTCGTCAAGGTCTACCCCCGGTTCTCCGAAACGTTCATCGTCACGGAGATCCTGGCCCGCGAGGCCGCCGGGGAGCAGCTGCGCATCTTCGCTCTGCGCCACACGACCGACACCCGATTCCATCCGGAGCTCGCCCGGGTGAAAGCACCCGTCGAGTTCGTGCCGCGCGCCGTGAAGGCCACCGAGGCGTGGCAGCAGATCGCGGAGGCGACGGCGACGATCGACGGTTTCGCCGAGCGCTTCGCCCGCCTGCTGCCCGAGCTTGCCACGCACGACGCCGGGGAGGTCCAGCAGGCGGTCGCGCTTGCCGTGATGGCCCGCCGGGCGTCCCTGACCCACCTGCACGCCCACTTCGGATCGATGTCCGGGCGCGTGAGCGAGATCGCCGCCGAGCTGGCCGGCATCACGTTCTCGGTCACGACGCACGCCAAGGACCTTTTCCACGAATCCGTCGATGCCGCCCGGCTCGAGCGGATGCTCGAACGCGCCCACCACATGGTCACCATCAGCCGCTTCAACCTGGACCACCTGCGCGCGACTTATCCGCACCTGGCGCACAAAGTCCACCTCCTCTACAACGGGCTGGAGTTGAGCCGCTTCCCCTACCGCGATCCGGCGGCCCCGGACGGCGTGCTGCGCGTCGCCGCCGTCGGGCGCCTGGTCGAGAAGAAGGGCTTCGCGCACCTGATCCGCGTCGCCGCCCGGCTACAGGGTGAGGGTCTGCGGATTCGGGTGCGCCTGGCCGGAGACGGCGAGCTCGCCGAAGAACTCGCCGCCCTCGTTGAGGACACGGCCGCTCCCGTGGAGCTGATGGGCGCGCGCACCCAGGACGAGGTGCGCGCGCTGCTCGACTGGGCCGACGTCTTCGCCGCTCCGTGCGTCGTGGGAGCCGACGGCAACGCCGACGGGCTGCCGACAGTGCTGCTGGAGGCCATGGCCATGGGTGTGCCGTGCGTGGCCACGGCGGTGACCGGCATCCCGGAGGCGATCTCCGACGGCGAGACGGGGCTGCTGCTCGCCCCCGGCGACGACGAGGCCCTCGCCGCCGCCCTGCGCTCCCTCGCCACGGACGCCGACCGGGTGGCGCTCGCCCGGTCCGCGCGGCGATTGATCGAGTCCCGGTTCGATTCCTCCCGCCAGGGCCGCGCGCTGGCCGGGCTCGAAGATCATCCGGCGCCCCGTGCTGCCGATGTGGACACCGCAGCCGTGGACTCCGCCGAGGAGACGGCCTCCGGCGCGCCGGCTGCCGGCGAACGGGCCCCGTCGCTCCGCCAAGACCTTGCCGGGCGGCGGGTCGCGTACGTCTGCGTCGATCCGGGCGTCCCGGTGTTCGGTTCGAAGGGCGCTTCCGTGCACGTGCAGGAGATCGTGCGCGCCTTTCGCCGCCGCGGCGCCGACGTTCGCATCTACTGCACCCGGACGTCGGGTGACCGGCGGCCTGGTGCAGCCGCGCCGCCGGACCTGGCGGACGTTCCCGTGACGGAGGCCGCCGTCGGCCGGGTCGCGGACACGGGGGAGCGCGAGCTCGCCCAGGGCGAGGCCGGCGCCGAGCTGGCCGCGGCGATCCGCCGGGACGGGGCGGACCTCGTCTACGAGCGCTACAGCCTCTTCAGCACGGTGCTCGCCACGCTCGCGGGGGACGGGGTGCCTGGCATTCTCGAGGTCAACGCTCCGCTGATCGACGAGCAGCGCACCCACCGCGAGCTCGAGCACGAGTCCCTGGCCCGCGAGGTCCTCACCCGGCAGGTCCGCGCCGCCCGCCGCACCGCGTGCGTCTCGGCCCCCGTCGCCGCATGGGTGCGGGAGAACGCGCCGGGCGCCGGCGACGTGGAGGTCGTCGCTAACGGGGTGGACACCGGGCGAATTCGGCCGGCCTCCGGGCGGGACGGCGACGGCCCGGTCGAGGCGGTCTTCGTGGGCACTCTGAAGCCGTGGCACGGCGTCGAGACCCTGATCGACGCCGTCGCGGCTTCGGCCGGCCACTGGCGCGTCAAGATCGTCGGCGACGGACCCCTGGCCGGCGCGCTGCGAGAGAGGGCCGCCGCCCACGGCGCCGCGGCTGCCGGGCGCATCCGCTTCACGGGGATGGTGCCGCCGGCGGCCATCGGGGCGGAACTGGCCGGGGCAGGAATCGCGGTCGCCCCGTACCCGGCTGCCGGCGCCGGGGAGTCGTACTTTTCGCCGCTGAAGATCTACGAGTACATGTCGGCCGGGCTGCCGGTCGTCGGGAGCCGGGTCGGACAAGTGCCGTCGATCGTCGACGACGGCGTCACGGGCCGCCTCGTCGAGCCGTCGGACCCTGCGGCGCTCGCCGCGGCGATTGACGCGCTGGCCGCGGACCCTGCGGTGCGTACCGCGCTGGGTCGCGCCGGGCGCGCCCGGGCCGTGGCCCGACACGACTGGTCGCGCGTGCTGGAGGCGCTGCTGGCGGGGGTCGACTTCCCCCGCCGGGAACTGCCCGCCGGCGCCGCCCTACTGCAGCGGGAGGACGTATGA
- a CDS encoding ABC transporter ATP-binding protein, which yields MKKKKSPEKLRIGPLRRTLGILRPHLGGQRLLMSGGVTALLFEVAFRVAEPWPVKFVIDSVTASLGARVDGAWSASIGLLVACGAAVLVIVTLRALSNYLATVAFALAGSRVATKLRQHVFAHVQSLPRVYHSRARSGDLVQRLVGDVGKLQDVAVTAGLPLLANTVTLVAMAVVMLWLDPLLTIVVVLATIAYAISATGSSAQITDASRKTRKGEGQLANIAAESLGAIGVVQAYGLQSELESRFGRSNKKTLKDGVLARRLAAGLERRTDVLVGTATAMVLFAGGWRVMQGGMTPGDLVIFLTYLKTTMKPLRDMAKYTGRIARAAASGERVADVLDVVPAIRDADGARSIDRADGAIELRSVTAGYDDGARVLHELSLKIPAGQRVAFVGPSGAGKSTISLLVSRLIDPESGQVMLDGNDVRELTLASLRAQIGFVPQESVLFTGTIRENIRFGRLDATDVEIEDAARRAQAHGFIMGFDDGYETEIGERGGTLSGGQRQRIAIARTMLRGAAVVVLDEATAGLDPESAAEVLAAFDELTASTTTISITHDAATALAADRVVWIESGRIRLDGTPEELLQDEAGLFATWVHQQWDDPQVLLERAR from the coding sequence ATGAAAAAGAAGAAATCACCCGAGAAGCTGCGGATCGGGCCGCTGCGCCGCACGCTGGGGATCCTCCGTCCGCACCTCGGCGGCCAGCGGCTGCTCATGAGCGGTGGCGTGACGGCGCTGTTGTTCGAGGTCGCCTTCCGCGTCGCCGAACCCTGGCCGGTCAAGTTCGTGATCGACTCCGTGACGGCGAGCCTGGGCGCCCGCGTCGACGGTGCCTGGTCGGCGTCGATCGGACTCCTCGTCGCCTGCGGGGCGGCCGTGCTCGTCATCGTCACCCTGCGCGCGCTCTCCAACTATCTGGCGACCGTCGCGTTCGCTCTCGCGGGCTCCCGCGTGGCCACGAAGCTGCGCCAGCACGTCTTCGCGCACGTGCAGTCCCTGCCGCGGGTGTATCACTCCCGCGCTCGTTCGGGGGACCTCGTCCAGCGCCTCGTCGGCGACGTCGGCAAACTGCAGGATGTCGCCGTTACTGCGGGCCTGCCGCTGCTGGCTAACACCGTCACGCTCGTCGCCATGGCGGTCGTCATGCTCTGGCTGGACCCCCTGCTGACCATCGTCGTCGTGCTGGCGACGATCGCCTACGCCATCTCCGCGACGGGCAGCTCCGCGCAGATCACGGACGCCTCGCGCAAGACCCGCAAAGGCGAGGGGCAGCTGGCGAACATCGCGGCGGAGAGCCTCGGCGCGATCGGCGTCGTCCAGGCCTACGGGCTGCAATCCGAGCTGGAGAGCCGGTTCGGGCGCAGCAACAAGAAGACGCTCAAGGACGGGGTCCTGGCCAGGCGGCTCGCCGCCGGTCTGGAACGCCGCACCGACGTCCTCGTCGGCACCGCAACGGCCATGGTCCTCTTCGCCGGCGGGTGGCGCGTGATGCAGGGCGGGATGACGCCGGGGGACCTCGTCATCTTCCTGACCTACCTGAAAACCACGATGAAGCCCCTGCGGGACATGGCCAAGTACACCGGCCGGATTGCCCGCGCGGCAGCCTCCGGGGAGCGCGTTGCCGATGTGCTCGACGTCGTTCCCGCCATCCGCGATGCCGACGGCGCACGTTCGATCGACCGGGCCGACGGCGCGATCGAGCTGCGCTCGGTCACCGCCGGCTACGACGACGGCGCGCGGGTCCTGCACGAGCTCTCGCTGAAGATCCCGGCCGGACAGCGGGTCGCGTTCGTCGGCCCCTCCGGGGCGGGAAAGTCGACGATCTCGCTGCTCGTCTCGCGGCTCATCGACCCCGAATCCGGGCAGGTGATGTTGGACGGGAACGACGTGCGCGAGCTGACGCTGGCCTCCCTCCGCGCCCAGATCGGGTTCGTGCCGCAGGAGTCCGTCCTCTTCACGGGGACCATTCGGGAGAACATCCGGTTCGGCCGGCTCGATGCGACCGACGTCGAGATCGAGGACGCGGCCCGGCGGGCGCAGGCCCACGGCTTCATCATGGGGTTCGACGACGGCTACGAGACAGAGATCGGCGAGCGGGGCGGAACGCTCTCCGGCGGACAGCGCCAGCGCATCGCGATCGCCCGGACGATGCTCCGCGGTGCGGCCGTCGTCGTGCTCGACGAAGCCACCGCCGGGCTCGATCCCGAGTCGGCGGCCGAGGTCCTGGCCGCCTTCGACGAGCTGACCGCGTCGACGACGACGATCAGCATCACCCACGACGCCGCGACGGCGCTCGCAGCCGACCGGGTGGTGTGGATCGAATCCGGCCGGATCCGGCTCGACGGGACGCCGGAGGAGCTGTTGCAGGACGAGGCCGGATTGTTCGCCACCTGGGTTCATCAGCAGTGGGACGACCCGCAGGTGCTGCTGGAGCGGGCGCGATGA
- a CDS encoding phosphotransferase, with protein sequence MSARPAAPRLLPAAEVLFEAADGGHEGLDALAAALGIGSGPVRADHLRYKPDRTVVGRLNADDGAPVGWVAGFGPAAADKAAGAWRLGEKLGIDLPALDLGGGHLLIAGPVGADKKLRRLLRRTRSVRADGSVRGEILNFNPGRRLVVRRRGPVEDVAISGPDGDVVVKLSHRAYGHIEDLTSALRACGVPALQPHPMAGAQDHGLVFEHYGTGDLSAGGTADEFEQAGHLLRRWHAAGASVAAVTALPRLDASARLRAVVSGIEGILPEAADRARRVAADLNEALAAAGGADVPVHGDYSADQLLRGPAGLRIIDADRAAWGPPGWDLGCFAAAELLAVADGRPRRLDGTENMLHGYGGVESVPAFVGAHVLLRALEPFRAADPRWAERVSGRLALAERLAAAPAAGGPAALTDAMTAAHAGPAHSLRGKP encoded by the coding sequence ATGAGCGCGCGCCCCGCCGCTCCTCGCCTGCTGCCGGCCGCCGAGGTCCTCTTCGAAGCGGCGGACGGCGGGCACGAAGGACTGGACGCGCTGGCTGCCGCACTCGGCATCGGCTCCGGGCCCGTGCGCGCCGATCACCTGCGCTACAAACCGGACCGAACCGTGGTGGGCCGGCTCAACGCGGACGACGGCGCCCCGGTCGGCTGGGTTGCCGGCTTCGGTCCGGCGGCCGCCGACAAAGCCGCAGGGGCGTGGCGGCTCGGTGAGAAGCTGGGAATCGACCTCCCGGCGCTCGATCTCGGGGGCGGGCACCTCCTGATCGCGGGACCGGTCGGTGCCGACAAGAAGCTGCGCAGGCTCCTGCGCCGGACGCGCTCGGTGCGTGCAGACGGTTCTGTGCGCGGCGAGATCCTCAACTTCAACCCGGGACGCCGGCTCGTGGTGCGCCGGCGCGGCCCCGTGGAGGACGTCGCAATCTCCGGACCGGACGGCGACGTCGTCGTCAAGCTGTCGCACCGGGCCTACGGGCACATCGAAGATCTGACCTCCGCGCTCCGAGCGTGCGGCGTGCCAGCGCTGCAGCCGCACCCGATGGCCGGCGCCCAGGACCACGGTCTCGTGTTCGAGCACTACGGGACCGGGGACCTCTCCGCCGGCGGCACCGCAGACGAGTTCGAGCAAGCGGGCCACCTGCTGCGGCGCTGGCACGCGGCCGGGGCATCCGTCGCCGCGGTGACCGCACTGCCGCGCCTCGACGCTTCGGCGCGGTTGCGGGCGGTCGTGTCAGGGATCGAGGGGATCCTGCCGGAGGCGGCCGACCGGGCGCGCCGGGTCGCGGCCGACCTGAACGAGGCGCTCGCGGCGGCGGGAGGCGCCGACGTGCCCGTGCACGGGGACTATTCTGCCGATCAGCTGCTGCGCGGTCCGGCCGGGTTGCGCATCATCGACGCCGACCGCGCCGCCTGGGGCCCTCCCGGCTGGGACCTCGGCTGCTTCGCGGCGGCGGAGCTGCTCGCGGTCGCCGACGGCCGGCCCCGGCGGCTCGACGGGACGGAGAACATGTTGCACGGGTACGGCGGCGTCGAATCGGTGCCGGCGTTCGTCGGCGCCCACGTGCTACTGCGCGCGCTCGAGCCCTTCCGGGCCGCCGACCCGCGTTGGGCGGAGAGGGTGTCCGGCCGCCTGGCGTTGGCCGAGCGGCTGGCGGCGGCCCCCGCGGCAGGAGGCCCGGCGGCCCTGACCGACGCGATGACGGCGGCGCACGCGGGCCCGGCCCACTCGTTGCGGGGGAAGCCGTGA
- a CDS encoding phosphotransferase family protein: MTGTAGSHRQTPVPEYAGGLRIGRAWPRPDGTQDVEGYDGAGRLRAGTWHGAQTRLELLDFGRDAALPGLTDVLVPGAELLVHRAGRRAVVRSGDRYVKVLRRRRAAGVAAASTRLGDVVRAAGGASATVLETRSETVVFDTVPGLPLRSLAATEDLSRWREAWDAFADTWARIAGRTPAGGHVGGPALARHDAQAEADVVLTWAGHLRQHDPLRLGVGGLELFDRRARLVTRELLAGDDRLVLAHRDLHDEQVLYDPALGRIGLLDFDTAALAEPALDLGNLLAHLDLRHDQGLIGASARDAAREILLRLAGRCGVPPARLAAYEAASRVRLIGVYAFRPRWRGLARDWLRDG; encoded by the coding sequence GTGACCGGCACTGCCGGTTCCCACCGGCAGACGCCCGTGCCGGAGTACGCCGGCGGGTTGCGCATCGGGCGCGCCTGGCCGCGCCCGGACGGGACGCAGGACGTCGAGGGGTACGACGGCGCCGGCCGCCTGCGCGCCGGGACCTGGCACGGCGCGCAGACCCGGCTCGAGCTGCTCGATTTCGGCCGGGACGCCGCGTTGCCGGGCCTGACCGACGTGCTGGTGCCCGGGGCCGAGTTGCTTGTGCACCGGGCCGGGCGCCGCGCCGTCGTGCGCTCGGGGGACCGCTACGTCAAGGTGCTGCGCCGGCGCCGCGCCGCCGGCGTCGCCGCGGCGTCGACCCGGCTGGGCGACGTCGTGCGCGCAGCCGGCGGCGCGAGCGCCACGGTGCTGGAAACCCGGAGCGAGACCGTCGTGTTCGACACCGTGCCGGGCCTGCCGCTGCGCAGCCTGGCCGCGACCGAGGACCTGAGCCGGTGGCGCGAGGCGTGGGACGCCTTCGCTGACACGTGGGCGCGCATCGCGGGTCGGACGCCCGCGGGCGGGCACGTGGGCGGGCCCGCTCTGGCGAGGCATGACGCGCAGGCCGAGGCCGACGTCGTGCTCACCTGGGCCGGCCACCTGCGCCAGCACGATCCACTCCGGCTCGGGGTCGGCGGCCTTGAACTCTTCGACCGCCGGGCGCGGCTGGTCACGCGTGAGCTGCTCGCCGGCGATGACCGCCTGGTTCTCGCCCACCGCGACCTGCACGACGAGCAGGTGCTCTACGATCCGGCGCTGGGCCGGATCGGCCTGCTGGACTTCGACACGGCGGCCCTCGCGGAGCCTGCCCTGGACCTGGGCAACTTGCTGGCGCACCTCGACCTGCGCCACGATCAGGGGCTCATCGGTGCGTCCGCCCGCGATGCGGCGCGCGAGATCCTGCTGAGGCTGGCCGGTCGCTGCGGGGTACCCCCGGCGCGGCTCGCCGCTTACGAGGCCGCCAGCCGGGTCCGGCTCATCGGCGTCTACGCGTTTCGCCCGCGGTGGCGGGGGCTCGCAAGGGACTGGCTCCGCGACGGGTGA
- a CDS encoding rhamnogalacturonan lyase — translation MNRFKYSLRGTMAALAIGCLAVGPALPAAAAPSAAERIEPLALAGTQLEDLDRGLVAVAVEDQVFLSWRLLASETRGASANGMTGAGFVVYRDGEPIAAVDDSTNYADPDGTEDSSYAVAPVVNGVELAPGPETTVWGEGFHDLPLRKPADGVTPAGEAFTYAANDVSVGDVTGDGAYEYVVKWDPSNSKDVSQKGYTGNTYLDTYTLDGTLLNRIDLGVNIRSGAHYTQFLVQDFDGDGRSEIMVKTAPGTSSTEYDDGVAGTTSHITLPAADVDAGVSHGDDYRMSAADYREHLISMFAGWDEHPEVAAGNWPATIEEALGIEPRHDYPLTAAAATDLADYFIDEYAPSRSDRNDLTTFEGFVVSGPEYLTVFDGESGAELDTVDYDPGRGDDGLLWGDYAMSRIEPGNRVDRFLATTAYLDGEKPSAVFARGYYTRTALAAYDFDGQRLTQRWIADSGHVPMDNPFDAAPHGGDGSDPVFGEIASQGFHSMMPADLDGDGRQEIFYGGAALDDDGSVLYSTTDVLPEGSAAPGETAKLGHGDAMHVGDLDPDRDGLEAWTVHEGGAWAPYGSVMRDAATGEVLFGAYSGRDTGRGMVGDVDPEVPGLEAWASMPDGTDASGLLSVKGERLGAATPGTNASIRWAADGTTQIVGRDGANQPGIEDWKHGTLLTGEGARTNNGTKGNPSLVADVLGDWREELLVPTADSSALRFYLSTEVTGHKLPTLMHDPQYRSQVSAQQTSYNQPAYPGFYLASDIDYDAVPILTRSAVPAAPRALDRPGDARDEVKVKASDPAFTYYVDGEEVTARNGKAVFVGDAVVVAVPNPGYRVEAGAQTRWEVRSAR, via the coding sequence ATGAATCGATTCAAATATTCTCTGCGAGGCACGATGGCTGCCCTGGCGATCGGCTGCTTGGCTGTCGGGCCAGCGCTGCCCGCCGCCGCCGCGCCCTCGGCGGCGGAACGCATCGAGCCGCTGGCCCTCGCCGGAACCCAGCTCGAAGACCTCGACCGCGGGCTCGTCGCCGTCGCCGTGGAAGACCAGGTCTTCCTCAGCTGGCGGCTGCTCGCCTCGGAGACGCGCGGTGCGTCGGCGAACGGCATGACGGGGGCCGGCTTCGTCGTCTACCGGGACGGCGAGCCCATCGCCGCCGTCGACGACAGCACTAACTACGCCGACCCCGATGGCACCGAGGACAGCAGCTACGCGGTCGCCCCGGTCGTGAACGGCGTCGAACTGGCCCCTGGGCCCGAGACCACCGTGTGGGGCGAGGGCTTCCACGACCTTCCACTGCGCAAGCCCGCGGACGGTGTCACGCCGGCGGGCGAGGCGTTCACGTACGCGGCGAACGACGTCTCGGTCGGCGACGTCACCGGCGACGGCGCCTACGAATACGTCGTCAAGTGGGATCCGTCCAACTCCAAGGACGTCTCGCAGAAGGGCTACACGGGCAACACCTACCTCGACACCTACACCCTCGATGGCACGCTGCTGAACCGGATCGACCTGGGCGTCAACATCCGTTCCGGCGCGCACTACACCCAGTTCCTGGTCCAGGACTTCGACGGCGACGGCCGCAGCGAGATCATGGTCAAGACCGCGCCCGGCACCAGCTCCACTGAGTACGACGACGGCGTGGCCGGCACGACGTCGCACATCACCCTGCCCGCCGCGGACGTGGACGCCGGCGTCAGTCACGGCGATGACTATCGGATGAGCGCGGCGGACTACCGCGAGCACCTGATCTCCATGTTCGCCGGGTGGGACGAGCACCCCGAGGTGGCCGCCGGGAATTGGCCCGCCACGATCGAGGAGGCCCTCGGCATCGAGCCGCGCCACGACTACCCGCTGACCGCGGCCGCGGCGACGGACCTGGCGGACTACTTCATCGACGAGTACGCACCGAGCCGCAGCGACCGCAACGACCTGACGACCTTCGAGGGCTTCGTCGTCTCCGGGCCGGAGTACCTGACGGTCTTCGACGGCGAGAGCGGCGCAGAACTCGACACGGTCGACTACGACCCGGGCCGCGGGGACGACGGGCTGCTCTGGGGCGACTACGCGATGAGCCGGATCGAACCCGGCAACCGCGTCGACCGGTTCCTCGCCACCACCGCGTACCTGGACGGCGAGAAGCCGTCGGCGGTGTTCGCCCGCGGCTACTACACGCGCACCGCACTCGCCGCCTACGACTTCGACGGTCAACGGCTCACGCAGCGGTGGATCGCGGACAGCGGGCACGTGCCCATGGACAATCCCTTCGACGCGGCTCCGCACGGCGGCGACGGTTCCGACCCGGTGTTCGGCGAGATCGCCTCCCAGGGCTTCCATTCGATGATGCCGGCGGACCTCGACGGCGACGGCCGCCAGGAAATCTTCTACGGCGGGGCCGCCCTCGACGACGACGGCAGCGTCCTCTACAGCACCACGGATGTTCTGCCGGAGGGCAGCGCGGCGCCCGGCGAGACCGCCAAGCTCGGCCACGGGGACGCGATGCACGTCGGCGACCTGGATCCCGACCGCGACGGCCTCGAGGCCTGGACGGTCCATGAAGGCGGCGCATGGGCGCCGTACGGCTCGGTCATGCGCGACGCCGCGACGGGCGAGGTGCTCTTCGGTGCCTACTCCGGCCGCGACACGGGCCGCGGCATGGTCGGCGACGTCGATCCCGAGGTGCCCGGCCTCGAGGCCTGGGCCTCCATGCCGGACGGCACCGATGCCTCCGGTCTGCTCTCGGTCAAAGGCGAGCGCCTCGGCGCGGCGACCCCGGGGACGAACGCATCGATCCGCTGGGCCGCGGACGGCACCACGCAGATCGTCGGGCGCGACGGCGCCAATCAGCCGGGGATCGAGGATTGGAAGCACGGCACGCTGTTGACCGGTGAAGGGGCCCGGACCAACAACGGCACCAAGGGCAATCCGTCACTCGTCGCCGACGTCCTCGGTGACTGGCGCGAGGAACTGCTCGTGCCCACCGCCGATTCCTCCGCGCTGCGCTTCTACCTGAGCACCGAGGTCACCGGGCACAAGCTGCCGACGCTCATGCATGACCCCCAGTACCGCTCGCAGGTCTCGGCGCAGCAGACGTCGTACAACCAGCCGGCCTACCCGGGTTTCTACCTCGCCAGTGACATCGACTACGACGCCGTCCCGATTCTGACCCGTTCGGCCGTTCCGGCGGCGCCCCGCGCCCTGGACCGTCCGGGTGACGCGCGTGACGAGGTCAAGGTCAAGGCGTCCGATCCGGCCTTCACCTACTACGTCGACGGCGAAGAGGTCACCGCGCGTAACGGCAAGGCCGTGTTCGTCGGCGATGCCGTCGTCGTGGCGGTGCCGAACCCGGGCTACCGTGTCGAGGCGGGCGCGCAGACCCGCTGGGAGGTGCGTTCGGCCCGATAG